From the Conexivisphaerales archaeon genome, the window TTTAGACAAATTATTATACCTATTCGCCCGATGATACGTTATTGATACCTTTTTGCTATATGGTTTAGCGGCGGTTGAACCAGAATCATTCTTAGTTCTTACCTAATAGTTACAACGAGAACTATTCTTAAACGCATATTATTACGTAAAAGTTTATGGCCTAAAGCATCAGGTTCCTGAGAGTTTCTCCTGCCACCTCTTTGTACACGTCTGTGAGTGCCTGAGCAAACCCTTCTATGAAGTCCTTTCCTCCATCCCTATAAGGACCAGGGATGTAATTCCTCCAGTACCTTCTGTACTCCATCGCCCTCGAGATAGGCCTAGGTATATCTCCGTCATCCAGCTCAAACTTCATAAGTTCGCTGTTTCGTTCGTCCCATCCTTCAACTATCTTTGCTATTTCTCTGTATGGAAGCTCTCTAGCTAAGTCAAGACCCAGTTTGTAGCCTCTTCCGTATTCATCTGTCCTTTCACTCTTCAGCCTAGCGATTGTGGCTTCGAAGTTAGGCGCGGTTCTGGTAGATATGTAGTCCATAATCGCCTTTCTGCTTACTTCTGACCAGTTGACTTCCTTGAACTTCTCCATAAGCTGCACCACGTCATCTGGCAGGTAAATTGTTATGTTGCGCCCCACAGATTTATGTGTAGACTGTGTAATATATGAAGTTTCCTGTGTATACTGTGGATATTTTGGGTCTATTTATCTAGACAAACGCGCTACAGCACGGTACCTACACCATATTAGATATGAATATGTAATTCATGATGAAACATATATTGAATTTTTACATGCTATAGTGACCAGACAAGAGCAACTATACAGCTCTTCTGGAGCATGTGTGTTCTTATATTTGTCCCCAAAAGCAACATAGAATTATCTACCCTCTATTTCTGTAAGGTTAAGCTCACTTAGCAAGATTATCTAGTTCAAGTCACCTACTATGGAGCACTTCAAAGTTCTCCCAAGTATGACTCCATCAATCAACCATTTGAAGAAACTGGTCGTAGATATGATAAATATCCCTTCACACACACTTAATGCTTCCAAAAAGTCTTCTGCTGTTCAGATAGAATTACTCAAACGTTTATTGGTGCGTTATTTCTGACAGTAAAGGTTGGCCTCATATCTCTAGTGCATTATTGAATGAGATTTCTATTTGTTTCCGGATATTATTCTTTCACACAGCCGAAAAATAATAATGTGTGATCCTCCCGAAGGAATCTTGGGTGTGTGTTCAATAACTGAGTGAAATAATTAATCTGTATCCATGTTAGTTATCATGCACTCTGGAGCGGAATCCTTGACTTCTATTTCTCTGTTCCAATGTTGGGTGTGACGTGAATATACAGCAAGCTTCTTGGCATGTTTTGTGAAGAATTTTTGGGTCGTTGGGATGATCATTAATACTCCAGATATTGACAGGAAAATTGTCTTTGGAATCATGCAAAACATGATCACAACAAGTAATTCATCGCTAATACATATATCGTCTTTGCGTAATTTATGTATTCGTTAACCCAAGATTGTTTGCTTACAAGAACTTGTTTATTATCTCTTTGAAACCAAGTGCTGTCTTATTCCAATCGAAGAAGAGAGATCTTTCATAAGCCAACTTTCCTATTTCTCTTCTCAATGCTGACGAGGCCATCAACTCGTCGACTTTTCTTAGCCAGTCAGCAGGATTATAGTCAAGAAGGTAACCAGTTTGACCCAATACCTCTGGGGTAGCACCGCTTTTATGAGCTATCACAGGCTTACCGCATGCCATAGCTTCTAACGTGGCGAGACCAAACCCTTCATTATAACCTGCGTGAAGAAAAATACTACATCTTCTGAGCAAAGTCAGCAATGTAGCTTCATCAGGATTGAGAATGATTTTAACATTTGCATTCGCAATCGACCCCAGATATTCATAATATCTTTTTTGTCTATCACTGAAAAGCTTACTGTCAAAGGAACCAATGATAACCAACTTGTAACTTGTATTTTTTAGTGCGTTGATAAGAAAATGGAATCTCTTCTGATGACTTATTCTACCCATTGCTAGCAGGTAGTTATCATCCTCCCAAGTAGGAAAGAACTTAGAATGGTCGACACCGTTGTAGAGAAGATACGTTCTTATTTTTGGCCATAATAAATTGGCATCTCTTTCCACGTCTAGGCTTACGCAAATAGCATCACCGCAGGCACCCAAGTCATCACTAGAGGGCGTTTTTAGCAACTTGGTTAGAGCTCTTTGAGTGAAAGTCATTTTTCGTCTCTTTGATAATCTAACCATCCATCCTTTCAAATTGTGGAAATAAGCTACAGTTGGGACTGGCAGCCCTTCCGAAAGCAACTTGAGGTGTTCCACTTCCATTCCTCCTTTATTGACCACAACCAAATCGGGAGACCAGGCGCGAATGGCTTTGAGCATGTTTGAGTAGTTTAGGTAATCAGATAAATATGCCGGTAGCGGAATACCCAAAAGCTTGTTATGCAACGGTATTCGAACCACATCCGTCGAATCAAGATGAAAATAACCGGTTTTATGATAGTTAAGCGAAAAAAGTCTAAATTTCATTTCTCCCAGTCTATAGATGATGTTGTCCATCAACCTCCCGACACCCCCATGAACAAAGCCGTTCTGGATTAGCGCTATTTTTGGTCTCAAGCTAGTTTGAACCACCTCGGATTAAATATCAAGCAGTTATGAGTACGCGACTGAAATTTCGGAGTTTTCAATCTCTATTTAAACGTTCAATGTATTTTGTGTATGATAATAAATAGTTTTTGATTCGTTACCGGTAAGTGATTCAATCCTAAATTTAATATTGACTGACCTCCAATATTATCCACCCTATCTAAGGCAATAACAAGAACCCATTCCAAAGACTGGTCGTCAAAAGGTCAAATCCGATTTATTGTTTGGGAATACATACCTATACTATCTGTTGTCAGAAAATCACTTTGAATTTGGTTCGTTGATGACACTGGGTCTCCCAACACCCCTGTATGCAAAGCCACTTGACTTTGCCAAGAAAGGTGATATTATATCTCTTGTATCTACCATGGCAGGTTTCTCATTCATCAAGGAGGACAATTTTTTGATATCAAGTCCCTTAAATTCGTTGTGTGCAGTACCGATTATTATACAGTCAGATGCAGAAACTGCTTCTTCTAATGTTTTTTCTACCTTAAATCCGAAGACCTCCTCGCCTGCATACATTGGGTCATATATCTTTATTTTAGCGCCCATTGACCTGAGCCTCTTGCATATTCTTTCTACGGGGGTTAGCTGTATGTCTTTTACATTCTGCTTGTAGGAGACTCCGAGCACGCATATTGTAGAGCCAGCAATCGTTTTGTTCACTTCGTTCATTGCTTCAAAGACCAGCTCAACCACATGCTCTGGCATCCTGTCGTTAATCTCCCTGGCCATTCTTATCAGATAAGGAATGTTACCAGCTTTGATCCCTTCTTCTATGAGGTAATATGAATTTGAGGGAAGGCATGGCCCTCCCACCCCAGGGCCAGGGTAATGAGGCATGAAGTTGTATTTTGTCGAGCATGCATTTATAACCTCTATAGTATCAATCCCCAGCTTTTCATAAAGCAGCGCAAATTCGTTCATCAGAGCAATGTTTACATCTCTGAACAAGTTTTCAGTCAGCTTCACTGCATTAGCTGTCCTTGGATTACTGACTCGAATGACTTTTGTTCCGAGCACTGCTTCGTACAAAGACGCTACGAGTTCTGTGTACTTCGCATCTATTCCTCCCACAACCCGAGGAAGTGACCTCATGTTCGACAAAATGTTTCCAGGGTCAGACCTCTCTGGACAGCTGGCAAGACCGAAGTCAGCACCTGCTCGTAACCCTGATTCCTTTTCAAGAATGGGCAGTACCAGATTTTCCGCAGTTCCCGGACCGATTGTGCTTTCAATAATTACTGTGCAACCTCTTTTCATGTTCTTTCCTATGGTTCTACATGCAGTCATGACAGCAGAATAGTCAGGGGATTTTGTTTCTAAGACCGGGGTTGGAACGCTGACGATTACGAAATCTGACGCGGAAATTGCTGATGATGGTTCTAACGTCGCCTGTAGTTTGCCGTTCTTTACTACTTCCTTCACAATCTCGGTTAAGCCTGGTTCATCGATGAATACATTTCTGCCAGAATTTATTGATTCAACAAGTCTCGGATTGATATCAACACCTCTAACAACGGCTCCTGCCTTTGCAAACATTGCAGCTGTTGGCAGCCCTATCCTTCCCAAGCCTACCACAGCAACTTTCACCTGACCTGAAGACAACAATTCCCTGAAAGTCTCCGCTGATGCTTCTTTTGAACTCTCTCTTAGCACGTCTCAGACACCTGCAGAGTAATTATATCAGTGTTATCCGCAGATGGTTTCAAATAACTGATTGGCTCACTTGAGGTGCTACCTTTGCTGTACACTTGAGTCACCTGTTCTGTCGCTGTCTTTCGATGAACGTAGCCAGCCAAGATCGCAAAGAATATACCCAGCAGAAGAAGTTCAGGCCTGTAACCTGCAAGACTGTAATAATTGAATGAAAAGGGAGCGAGTAGTGCAAATACTCCTGTGTCTACACTGATGTGAACTGCAAACGAAGAGACCGCCAGCAATGAATATGAAGCTGGTTTATGGAGAAGATAATAAAGTAGGATTGAGAATAAAAATACAAACAGGATTGAATGTGCTGGCCTTATGGGCTGAGCCAGACCAATTGCTGAAGGCAGATGGTCGATATCCAGAAAGATAACAAATACTGGAGGTAAAAGGAGTAAAGAATAATCAAACCTTCTATTCGCGAGTAGAGCCAGTCCTGATACCAACATAGAAGCAGCTAACAGAACGAATTCGTGTAGAGGAATCTGGGAAATCGGTCGAAATGTCCCTATTCTCACTTCAGCAGAGCTGAATAATAGAGAGATGCCCGTGAGGAGCAATCCCAACAAGAAGTAAAGAAAGAGAATATGGACAATGTCTGCAAGTGCTCTTTTAATCATTCGTTCTTTTCATCACCCAGTTTTGTGGACTTTGAAGTACCGATGGTGACTAGCTTGACACCGCTTCCTTGGTAATCTTTCACGTTCAATATTCTTCTTGTATCAATCACCACAGCTCTTTTCATAAGCCTTTTGAATTCATCAGGCTTTATTTCCCTGAACTCGGGCCAATCAGTTGCCACTATAGCAATGTCTGCATTGCTTAGGGTCTTCGCAAGTGTGTCTGAATATTTTATGCTGTTTCCAAGTACTTCCCTCGTCTTTGGAACAGCTGCCGGGTCGAAAGCTACAACCCTTGCGCCATTGTCCAGCAATTGTTTTGCAATCCGCAACGAAGGTGAATCACGCACATCATCAGTTCCACCTTTATACGCAAGACCAAGGAGAGCAACCCTCTTCCCTCTAAGACCCTCAGCTTCCTTTTCAGCAATTGAAACTATTACTTTCGGTTGATTGTCGTTGATTTTGAGTGCCGCTTCGAGAAGTATCGGGTCTACCTTCATGTTCCTCATAAGAGAAAGCAGTGCCTTCATATCCTTGGGAAGACAGCTGCCTCCGAACCCAGGCCCTGGCCTGAGATATCTATTATCTACCCTTGTAATCTTAGCAAAGCCATCGATTATTTCGCCCACATCAGCATTCTGCAAGGCTCCTGCCAGATTGGCTAAAGAATTTAGGAAGCTGAGCTGTACACCTCTGAAACTGTTAACTGCGTACTTTATCATTTCAGCGTTGGTGAACGAGGTCAGTATGAGAGGAGGTAAATCTGAATAGAACCTCTTGTAGAGGTCAAGTATTACCCTTTCAGACCTGGTATCCTCTCTACCTATAATAAGTGCATCCGGATTCAGCGTATCTTTTATTGCTGAGCCTTCCCTTAACAGTTCAGGATTTACACACAAACCTATGCCTTTGCCCACCTTCTTGCCAGAAAGCCTTTCTAGAGTCGGTTTGACGAAATTGTAAGTTGTTCCCGGGATGACAGTGCTCTTCATGACAACAGTCTGGAAGTGCCCAGTTCTACTCAGAGCGATACTGATCTCTTCCACCGCTTGTTTAACATACTTTGTCTCCATGGAACCATCAGGATTGGATGGCGTACCTACAGTTATGAAGATGAAACTACCAGAAGATGCTTCATCGTCGAACTCTGTTCCGAACGAAAGGTTACCTTTACTGATTCCTTCCTGAAGCATCTCCTTGAGCATAGCTTCATGAATCACTGGCACTCCAGACGAAACCTTCTTGACTTTGTCTGCATCTACATCTATCCCCCTAACCTTGAATCCTCTCGATGCAAAGCAGACAGCAGTTGAGAGACCAACATACCCTAGGCCGACTATTACTACATCGTATTCAGGTCTTGAACGCAACGAGAAAGCACCTATCGTTCAGATTGAATGGTTCTAACAAGAACCATCATCGTTGCAGAAGTTGCCGCTACAAAAAGAAGTTGATGCACGGAAACAGGAACTGAAGCAAGAAAAGAAAGAGCCTCCCAGTAAATACTTGCTAGATAAATAGATGCGACACCAAGCATACAAAACTTTGCCAGTCTGGTGTCAAATCTTCGAATTGCCAGATAAGTGGGAGAGATGAGAAGCATGGACAAAATAACCTGTACCGGTTTTAATAAGGTAATGCACGAACCGCAGCTACCAGAAGCTGCAACTCCTGATGGTAATAGCGATGACCAAGAAACTGTTGGTGTAAGACCAAACGCTATGAAAGTCAGATAGTTTGATAGCTCGTAGACAAAGACTGACCCTGTGATAAAGAGAAGCATGATAATCAGGTCTGCAATCAGTGTGTATGACCAGTTTTTGACTTTATTCCTATTCTTCGATTCAGATATTGCTGCCAGGGGTCGGACCACCTTTTGTAGCTTTGTTCAATGAGCTTGCAGTTCTGCTCGGAACAGTTGAGATGTGCCTGAATGCTACCGACCAGAAGATTATAACCCAGACTATGAAGAGGGTGTATCCAGCATAAACGTGCATCACCTTGCCTGCTTCCACACCCAGGTATTCGAATGTTAGGAAAATAACCGCTAGTCGTACTATGTTAATTAGGAATGCTCCGGTAAAACCTGTAGCAATTAGCACTATCAGTTGCTTCCTAGTCGGTCTTGCATCAAGCAACGCCATACTCGAAAGCAAGCCGAATGCTAGTATCCCTTTGAGACCTGTGCACGGTCCGTCAACTTCGAGAGCCATCGTGTACAAGGAACCATCAGGAGTGTAGTTCTGGAGGTATACTATGTTCGGCTGGACTGGATTGACCGATGCACTCACTCCTATTGCCCTCATGAAATCAGCCATAAGTCCGGCTAGTGAATACTGGAGGCCCAGCAGCTCGGGTACGTTGTTTTCGACCTGATATCCTGTAATCAGTATGGCTAGATACAGATAAGGTACGTAGAAGAATTTTATTGACCTAATACCATAGAAAGCAACAGATAAGGCCATGAATATCAGGAGCATGTCTATTAAACCCAGATTTGAATGACTGATTGCGTTCTCTGTGAAGTCAAGCGCAACGACAGTAATTCCTCCAACGACCTCATATATTTTGGGATGCTCATTAAGTGACTTGAGGTTGTTCCATTTGAAGACAAACCAAGCAAATAAAATTATGCCAACCGTAAATACGAAGGGGTAGTCTATCCCTGTTCCCGGTATTATCAGAGGGATAAGGTAAGCTGCGAATACAGAAATTACGAATATCTCAGATTTTCTTGCGTGCAGTAAGGTGTTCAAAGTACTTTAGCACCATCTTTTGTAAGCTAGCTGCCCGTGTAGTTAAAAAAATGGACAGCCTTCAGCTTACAACTGGCATCTTAGTTGTCTGGCGCCTTAGGGCCATGATTGCGACGATACCTGCACCGAGAGCCGCCAGCATACCCGCTGCGAACTCTGGAGTTGTGTTGAGCCCTGTTGTGTGTGCGGCTGTAGTTGTTGAACCTCCGCATGTACCATCAGTTGCTGTTACAGTAAGTGATGCTACGGAACCAACAAGTGTAGGGGTGGTTACGCTCACCGTTACAGTTGCTGATCCGCTGCCACTAACAGGAACTGATGAAGGCGAAGCAGACCAGGACCAGCCGCTCGGAGGTGAATTCGTAGTAACTGCTAGGGTTGTAGGACTGGTGAACCCGGCCCAAGTTATAGTGTAGATCAAGGTGGATGTTGTACCTGCGGGGAGTGTAGCCTGAAGAGGACCCGATACTGAAACACCAGGACAGGGTACGTTTGTGGCGAAAGCTAAATTAGCTGAAGGTACAAGCATTAAGGCCAAGCCTATCGCAACGATTCCCAAAGCGCTCAGTAATAGTAGAGACTTCACAACCTTACCATGCCTTAGTCCTTATATAACCTTTAGGAACTTTAAATTCATCCGGATAGATTGTAAATCTATCATTACTGACTTTTAGCTGTCACTTGAATGAAGAAATGATCAGTTCTACAGAATTGTCAAGAATGAATCCACTTAGAACCCTTCGCCTTGCTTCTTGGCCATGCCGTCTAATAATTTGAGGGTTATTGAGGTAATAGCAGATAGCCTTGCTCAGCTCTGTTGGATTGGATTCAGGCACTAGCTTTCCAGTTACTCCATCTATTATAGCTTCCTTTATCCCGCCAGAATAGGTACCTATTGATGGTATTGAGTAAAAAGCAGCTTCAAGTATGACTGTCCCAAAGCCCTCGACGTCTCCAGATAGCGTCTTCGAAGGCAAAACAAGGAGGTTACTGCCGGAGATGACTTCGTACAAAAGTCTTCCTCGCAATTGACCGTGAAACGTAACTTTATTTGTTAACGATAGCCGGCTAACGATATTTCTTAGATTATTTAATTCTGGACCATCTCCTACTATGCTTAGAGTTGCATCAGGGAACTCCTTACTGACGAGATAGAAAGCTTTTATCAGATCGTCGACGCCTTTCCTCCGGACGAGCCTGCCCACAAAGATTATTCGGTTTGTAGCTTTTCTGTGGCTTGATTGCAATTGCATTTCATATGGATCGATGCATGGATAAAGAATGACAGTCTTACCAGTTACACGATTACCCAATAGTGAAGCTGTGTACATAGAGTTTACAGCTACCCTACGTGCCAGCTTCAGCGCTAGTGGTAATAAAAAGTGTTCTGACGTGAGCTTGATCCTAGCACTTAAAATGTCCTTACCATACAACAGTGCTGTAGTCCTGATTCTAGCAAATTTAGCATAAGCCAGAATGTAGATTCCTGGCAGGGTAAGGCATCCTGTCAGCATAAAGATTGCTTCTATCTTCATTCTTTTCAAAAAAGAAAGTAGGTTAATGAGCGTAAGAAAGAAGTTAAGCGAATGCAGACTAACGGTCAAACCATCCCCCTTTTGAAGTCTATCGGGGTTCTGATATCGCTTGGACACAAAGGAGATGAGATACGCGTTGTGACCCTTTTTCTTCAGTCCCCGGAGGTATAGCCTAGCTCTGTTCTCAATTCCTCCGACTTCCTGGGGAGGGTCGAATGTAATTATCAGCACGTTCATTGTTGGGACTCGGCAGCGTCTTCTATCTGTTTACGCAGTCCTCTGAAAATCGCAGGCATAAAACGCTTAAGCTTACTGAATGACAGCGAAAGGCCCAAAGAGATAGCCAGACCGATTATTCCGCCCACAACAGGATAGCTCAACGCTAGTGTAACATATTCTATTCCACCTGATTGCTGGCTTGGATTTATCGGTAAAGTTGCTCCAAGATAAGATATCTTCATCTGGTATCCATCTGGGGGAAGCTGGGGGAAGTACGCGTATCCTGATGCGTTAGTAAGAACATGTATTTCTGTTCCATTTGGAAGAATGAGCGAGACATAGGCATTCTTAATTGGTTGGCCGAACACATCTTGCACTCTTATAGTATCAGAATGTATGTTCAGTCCGAAGACAATAGTGCTTGGACTTTCAACAGTAAAAGTAGCGTTGGAAGTGGTAATTGGAGCCACACTCGTCCCTCCCCACTCTGCACCGAGCAGAGTATATGTAACACCGCTTAGAGACCAGAAAGAGAAATTGTTTTCCAGCTGGATAATACCTTGAGAATAGCTTAATAGAACTTCGGTCGGCACAACTCTTGACTTCTGAGCATCGATAAAGCTTAGGTTAACCCTGTAGAAACTTGAATACTGCGCCAAAATAGCGACATCGTTTTGCACTCTTATGGTTATGTTACTATCGTCACTCTTTATACCGCCTGCCCATCCAACGAACCTGATTTGTTCGTTCTTCGAAACTGATATCAGTGGTAAGGCGCTTATGTTATGGGCCGAGTCTATTACCCAGCTGAAGCTTACTGGAAGCAAATAAGTTCTGCCGTCTATCATTACTGAGCTATCTGGCTGGTTCGATTCGAAAGAAATTGTAGCTACATTATTGATGATAGCTGATTGGCCAAACAGAGCCAAAACCGTAGTGTCAGAAGTCAAGGGAAATGATATCATGCTACCATTGCCTGCATAATTCCCGTTTACAAACCAACTCTCTAAGACCCACCCAGCTATCGGTTTCGCTGCTATATTGATCATAGAACCTGCTGGTAGCTGGTATGAACCACTCTGAGGTTCTGTGGAACCAAAACCCGCAGGTCCAGACGCTATCGTCAGGGTGTAGTACTGTTGTTGATTCTGCTGAGTCATGTTATCGTTTCCGTTTGATCCACTACCTCCTGATTGCACTTCTCCGCTACCTGATGTGTTATTTTGCTGTTGTCCTGATCCTGTTGAAGATTGTGCAGCCAATACACTGATGCTCAGGATAGCTGTGGCAAGTAGAGTTGAAGAATTGGCTTGTAAGATCACAGTGTAAATGCCTGGTTGCATAGAAGAAGAAGCAGTCACATAAAGTGAAGATGTGAAGTTTGTATATGCAGTACTTGGTGAGAATGTAACTCCCAGACCATTCGGCAACTGGAAAGCTGAAAGCGATACTTTTTGAGAAGCAACACGATAGCTGTTCACGTTTAGCGATAAAGAGGTAGAGTTACCCTGTGTTAGCGTCACGGAAGACTGAGAGGGCGATATTGTCAGGCTACCTGTCTGTGAAGTATTCCCCAAGGTGACAGTTAGCGTGACTGCGTTGTCCCCTACAAAGTGGACGTATAACAACTGATTGTTAGTGTCATAATACCACCCAGTTTCAGTCCTGTTTGACCATGAATTACCGTTCCAAAACATTCCTATATGGCTGCTGTTCA encodes:
- a CDS encoding glycosyltransferase family 4 protein, whose product is MRPKIALIQNGFVHGGVGRLMDNIIYRLGEMKFRLFSLNYHKTGYFHLDSTDVVRIPLHNKLLGIPLPAYLSDYLNYSNMLKAIRAWSPDLVVVNKGGMEVEHLKLLSEGLPVPTVAYFHNLKGWMVRLSKRRKMTFTQRALTKLLKTPSSDDLGACGDAICVSLDVERDANLLWPKIRTYLLYNGVDHSKFFPTWEDDNYLLAMGRISHQKRFHFLINALKNTSYKLVIIGSFDSKLFSDRQKRYYEYLGSIANANVKIILNPDEATLLTLLRRCSIFLHAGYNEGFGLATLEAMACGKPVIAHKSGATPEVLGQTGYLLDYNPADWLRKVDELMASSALRREIGKLAYERSLFFDWNKTALGFKEIINKFL
- a CDS encoding nucleotide sugar dehydrogenase — encoded protein: MLRESSKEASAETFRELLSSGQVKVAVVGLGRIGLPTAAMFAKAGAVVRGVDINPRLVESINSGRNVFIDEPGLTEIVKEVVKNGKLQATLEPSSAISASDFVIVSVPTPVLETKSPDYSAVMTACRTIGKNMKRGCTVIIESTIGPGTAENLVLPILEKESGLRAGADFGLASCPERSDPGNILSNMRSLPRVVGGIDAKYTELVASLYEAVLGTKVIRVSNPRTANAVKLTENLFRDVNIALMNEFALLYEKLGIDTIEVINACSTKYNFMPHYPGPGVGGPCLPSNSYYLIEEGIKAGNIPYLIRMAREINDRMPEHVVELVFEAMNEVNKTIAGSTICVLGVSYKQNVKDIQLTPVERICKRLRSMGAKIKIYDPMYAGEEVFGFKVEKTLEEAVSASDCIIIGTAHNEFKGLDIKKLSSLMNEKPAMVDTRDIISPFLAKSSGFAYRGVGRPSVINEPNSK
- a CDS encoding UDP-glucose/GDP-mannose dehydrogenase family protein produces the protein MRSRPEYDVVIVGLGYVGLSTAVCFASRGFKVRGIDVDADKVKKVSSGVPVIHEAMLKEMLQEGISKGNLSFGTEFDDEASSGSFIFITVGTPSNPDGSMETKYVKQAVEEISIALSRTGHFQTVVMKSTVIPGTTYNFVKPTLERLSGKKVGKGIGLCVNPELLREGSAIKDTLNPDALIIGREDTRSERVILDLYKRFYSDLPPLILTSFTNAEMIKYAVNSFRGVQLSFLNSLANLAGALQNADVGEIIDGFAKITRVDNRYLRPGPGFGGSCLPKDMKALLSLMRNMKVDPILLEAALKINDNQPKVIVSIAEKEAEGLRGKRVALLGLAYKGGTDDVRDSPSLRIAKQLLDNGARVVAFDPAAVPKTREVLGNSIKYSDTLAKTLSNADIAIVATDWPEFREIKPDEFKRLMKRAVVIDTRRILNVKDYQGSGVKLVTIGTSKSTKLGDEKNE
- a CDS encoding exosortase/archaeosortase family protein produces the protein MNTLLHARKSEIFVISVFAAYLIPLIIPGTGIDYPFVFTVGIILFAWFVFKWNNLKSLNEHPKIYEVVGGITVVALDFTENAISHSNLGLIDMLLIFMALSVAFYGIRSIKFFYVPYLYLAILITGYQVENNVPELLGLQYSLAGLMADFMRAIGVSASVNPVQPNIVYLQNYTPDGSLYTMALEVDGPCTGLKGILAFGLLSSMALLDARPTRKQLIVLIATGFTGAFLINIVRLAVIFLTFEYLGVEAGKVMHVYAGYTLFIVWVIIFWSVAFRHISTVPSRTASSLNKATKGGPTPGSNI
- a CDS encoding glycosyltransferase family 4 protein, with protein sequence MNVLIITFDPPQEVGGIENRARLYLRGLKKKGHNAYLISFVSKRYQNPDRLQKGDGLTVSLHSLNFFLTLINLLSFLKRMKIEAIFMLTGCLTLPGIYILAYAKFARIRTTALLYGKDILSARIKLTSEHFLLPLALKLARRVAVNSMYTASLLGNRVTGKTVILYPCIDPYEMQLQSSHRKATNRIIFVGRLVRRKGVDDLIKAFYLVSKEFPDATLSIVGDGPELNNLRNIVSRLSLTNKVTFHGQLRGRLLYEVISGSNLLVLPSKTLSGDVEGFGTVILEAAFYSIPSIGTYSGGIKEAIIDGVTGKLVPESNPTELSKAICYYLNNPQIIRRHGQEARRRVLSGFILDNSVELIISSFK